The following is a genomic window from Euwallacea similis isolate ESF13 chromosome 4, ESF131.1, whole genome shotgun sequence.
AAAACTTGTGAAATAAAAACTGAGTGTTATCTGTTCGAATAATTAGATACCGTCTGAATGAAGCCAATTTACATGGACGAGTTGCACGTAAAAAAccgataattaaaaaaaagtttcacggctaaaatacagtttttttttctattaaggGTCACAAAGCATGAGCCCTGTCAGTGGAAATATGTTCTTTGGCTCGATAAACCAAAATCAGTCGGGCAGAATCAAATGGAAGACAGTATGTACCATAAACCAAGATTACAATCCTAAGTATACCACAATTATAGTGAAACATGGAAGTGAATCGATTTCAATGTGAGGTTGTTTTTCTTAGTCCGGGGTAGGCcctattcataaataaaattaagggGGTTATGAATCAGGTCTAATATAAGAATATTATGGGGACTGTAGTGCTACCGTATACCGAAGAAAGCTTGCTTGTAATTTGgcaattttagtaaaatagcAATCCGAAGTATATGACAACCAGTGTTCGTGCTTAATTCGACCAGAATTCTGCGTCTCTTAAAATGGCCTTTCTGTAGCCCGGATCTTAAtccgattgaaaatttgtggaCCGATGTGAAGAAGGTTTTGAGACTACAAAACATCCAATATATTCCAGATTTATTCGACGCTGTTAAGCAAGTGTGATACAATATTTCTAAGAAACGTTGTCAGgcactaattaaatttatgccAAATCATTATTTGGAAGTAAAGAAGAATAAAGGCTACCTGATTCGATACTagttaatttaagttttgtttgtttgttttttttaatatcgttatttatttaaatatattgtttttaattagatGTTCGAGaagtttgttaatttttatatgaaagtgtttttttaggcttgattattacaattttcttaaaatttgcattattgCCTTCTCTTATGATCTAATAagtcgttaaaaaatgtttgtaattttttaaagtttacttCTAaggaattacattttctattttttatgtcATTCTTAATTCTATGGCTGCCactgtattttaattttgaggattctaaaaataataaaaggcGAGTTGTGAACTGAAAGGGACAAGGCACGGTTATCAGCTACAACATCATCTGATATTTTAAGGCAAATTTGATAAACATTGctataattaaaacaaactttctcaaatcctaaattttaaatacgttttttataAACCCACCGTTACACGTTACGATGAAATTAACTATAGGGTCATTAAGGTAGTAATTTTGGGCTCtgtaagaattaaaattggTATCATATCAACTAAGACCACATTCAACAGcgtgaatttaaatttgtataaatgtTTCATTGCtcacctaaaatattttaaaatcatcgTTATATCGTAATGAGCAATATTAGTGGGATCGTTCTTTAGTTCACTCctcagatttattttaattgacaTATAAAACTGTATTTTCAATCGTAATTCGAGAAAATGCttcctagaaaaaaaatgttaaattggAGGTAAACTTACCTTTTAAAGTAAGGTAAAATTCGagtatttctgaaaaatccCAATAGgaggaaacatttttcataaagtgAGGTAACTAAATGCCGtccttatttaattttaactcttAAGATTATGCTTGGAATTGATCAGACGATAAACTAGACGAGGTACTTTTTGGTAACACGACTAATATGGGGTTCATATATCACAAGCAGAACATGCTGGGAAGGGTATATAGGTTTTATATCTAAAGCCAATATTATTCATATACGACATACAAATTGAACTTAAGCTCAGTTTACTAACTCCCTGTTAACATCATTTGCTAAATCAAAGTGATAATAAGGAATTATTATGCTTGGAGGAAAAGAGCGTATTAAAcaaaacctcaaaaattgtaaagaaTAACAATCTACTGAGGTTCAAAAATCGTTGTACGAAAATTTCAGAAACAGGGTTgggaaatgttttatttcgtCATTTCCAGTGATCCGGCGGTCGTCATGGGACAAAGATCCCTGTCGTCCATATCTGAGACCACTTGAGCCTTTTCCTTTAACATGGAGTCGTACTGTCCATTTCTGTGAGTCTGTTCAGGTCCTTTCAGAGCGTGTTGCTTTATAAAGGCTGCGACGTCCTCTTGATCTACTTTCGACATTTCAAAGCGATGGCCCCATGTTGCTAATGCCAAAGGCTAAAGAAGAGAGATATTGAAGATTTAgataatgattattattacaataataatgtAGATTAAGGTTTAGTATTATAAGCGAGTACTGTCAATACCTACTTCGAGTACTATGGATACTTACCCTGGTGGGTGTTAGCAAGTTGTATGGCGTTATCACATGCCTGTAGAGACATCTTTTCACTATTTTCCTTAAAAGGGTAATTTCATTGAGATTAGCACAAGGGTGGTACAACATGACGACGGCACCATGCTCCAAGTTATGCAGCCATCGCTGCTTTGGTAGGAAGTTGTACTCGCCATAAACAGCCCAGAGTGGTCGGTGAGTACCACTGAATAATAAAgcattttagttattttcaagaattttgatAAGCACAAATACTTACAACGTCGGAATTATTTCATCATATTCGATGGATTCGTTCATACATCTATGCTGAGCCtgcaagaaataaaattctcaatcTTCTAATATGCCTGAAAAAAACAGGAAATATATCATGAAATCGTGACTTACACTGTATTGCTGAGGAATGTGTTCGGTACTCTGTATAGAATGAATGTTTACTTGGGGCAAATATAGAGTTCTGTTATCGAAACAGGTGTAGTTTTCCACGTTATAGTTCCAATCTATCTGAAGGTTTGTCTGAAAGTCGATGATATCTTAAACAAGAGTCTAAGGTCGAAAACAAGTGGTACTGtctattttatgaaattaatgttcaaaatgattctACGAAGGATGTCCGGTTACTAAGGTACATTTGTAAATTACagactattttatttatagataTCAAATATACAATAAGCGAACTTTTGGCGACTTTTCAACGTAATCGCCGCCAATGCTAAGGTACTTATCGTAGCGAGGCACAAGCTTCTGTATACCCTCTTCGTAAAAGATACAAtccaaatttctaaaaaattgcCTTACTTCATATTGAAGTTCATCGTCGTTTTCAAACCTTTTATCCGACAAATGAGTTTTTAACGGCCcaaacaaatgaaaatcagAAGGAGCGAGGTCTGGACCGTGGGGCGGATGGACAATAACTTTCCAATTGTGTTTCTGAAGCCAGGTCTTCGTCTAAGCTGGGGTGTGCGGTCTTGCATTGTCATATAACAACCTGATTCCTTTTGTCAACCTTCCTCTTCGTGTCTGTCGAATGACTTGGTGTAGTTTTTCGAGAGTTTAACAATAGATATCGCTGTTGATTGTCGTTTTTGGTGGTAAAAACTTGATGAGCAAAATGCCTTGTATATCCCAGAACACAGTTGCCATTGGCTTTTTTTGCAGAGTGTtgagctttaaattttttcggtATTGGTAAACACACATGTTTCCACGTTatcgagttttttttttgtttcggGATTATGGTGGTGTACCCAGGTTTCGTCTCTTGTAACTATAGACTCTAGAAATTCGTTTTCCTGATGAAACACGTTAATAATTCCATTGCCGCTGTTATTCGTTGCATTTTGTGTTAGTCGGTCAACAGTTTTGGTACCCATCTCGCGGCAACTTTTAGATAGTCTAATTGAGATACCATTTCTTGAACAGAGCTTTTAGGAATGCCGGTAAGTAGAGCAATTTCCCGTATTTTCAACCGACGATCTTCTCGAATCAGGATATCGACCTTTAATTGATTCTCATCCGTTTTTGTTGTTGATGATTTTCGTCGTAAACCTTCGGGATTATCGTTCAGATTTATGCGTCCACTTTTGAACTGCCGACACCAAACATAAACTTGTTTTTGACTCATAATGCCTTCTTCGTATGTATTTAGTacttttttgtgaatttcGGTAGGTATTTCATGTTGATCACAACATGTATCATGAAAATCACAATGATAATAGCCCCCTACGAAGTACATATAAACATCTAAAATATGTGCAAGTTTTAACCTGATCGGAGCAACGTAGCGGTGTGCCGCGCAAATATACCTTAGTAACCGGATATCCCTCGTATTTTATTCAGTTTCTGCTTACAACAATACTCTTTTCATAAGTAGGAAATTCTCCTtgatgtcataaatttaaataaacagcTTTATTTCATAACAATGATTACTAAGCTTCAATAAATATTCCTCCTagttaaaatacatttttaaatcaatattttcgttgatcaaatgaaatatatacaggatggccCAATGAAAACTATGGACctcgattttcagtatttaaaataaaaacgtgtaaaaatgCTCAGATCAGTCGATTTTTGATTTGAGTGGGACAATTGTTTATTGTAGTTTCAACCTTTCAACTTCAATCCTTGAACAGGAGAGACAGTTACCCCCAAAATTTCTATTGAGAAGAGGTGTCGAGTGATATCTTGTTTCAAAGGTGTCTCCGTCAAAACGATTTAGTGATATTTCCTTTTAAAGATCTTCCTAGTCACATTTTGAAGTCTGCAGCTcttattgtgataaattaattattaaccagAAGCTTTTTTCCTCACTAAACCtgacaagctgtcatatcAACGGGGACAATGGCATTGAATTCAAACCTAAAGGTTATAATTGGGATAcaattacctttaaaatgaggtgtAACTGAACACCCcttcccattaaaaattttaggggtaaCCATCACCCCTGTTCAGAGGTTGAAGATGAAAGGTGaaagtacaataaaaaattgttccccTCGAGTCAAAAATCGACTGATCCGAACATTTTTACataccatttttattttaaatactgaaaatcgagGTGCAAAGTTTTCGTTGGCCTACCCTGTATGTATGAATGTAACCACATGCaaatcataataaataatttgtggAAGTTAGAAGGTCAACAATATATCATGAGATATGTTAATGGTACTTCTCACCTTCCCATCGTCACAACTGCTGTCGACAACGCCCATGGCAATTCCATGATGAGCGTCATACAAATTTTTGGTGTTGTTGATTATTGGATTTGGATCCAGTTCACCAGGAGTGTGAGGGAACCATTTCCTGTTGTACCATGGTTGATCGTAACGTTGGGCTGAAATAGATAATGTTtatcaaaaaagaaacatatACGAAGTTATTGTTTTAGGTACATAAGCAGGTAGCTCAGGTGCTTACCTCATCAGTACCTAACAATTCAGTTAAAAAAGTCGAAAATGAATATAAccgaaaaaagtaataaataaaattgcaaaaacaaaattaatgtgcagtaattgaaaaaaaaatgaacaagtATTTGCTGTTTTTAAACATGTActgtattatttcattattcgTTGGTTAAAACTCCCCTTAAGTATCCAGATAGGAAAAGATCATGTCTCCTTGTCATGTGCAAACGAGAGATCAATAGAAAAAACAATGGAGATTTCACGGTCACCAAGACCTATTTAATTCGTAAATAGGATATAAATAATACAGTCCAATAAAACTatcgttttctttttatttctttttgttaagaatCACCTTCTAAATTTTGTCCATTCTGTCCAAATCAAACTAGAGATActaggttaattcaggttaaaTACTCGGGATGTTCAcggtaaaattttgaaagtatcATTTTATGTCTGCAAATAGATGCACAAAAATATAGTTGAATCAATGAATCTTTGCATGGACGTCATTAACATGCCGCCATTAATAGATAGACGATGAAATCAATAGTCGTTTCAGTTGTGCCCATGAAGGATCTATTTAtaaggaatattttattggcTAAGACAATTCTTGCCATTTTGTGCACACTTATTCAAATCCGATCGGCGGACAGttcaatatttagaaaaactatTCATTTTGGGTAGTTATAAATAATAGATAGTTATatagtatgtttttttttaatacgagTTGTAGGAGTTAAGATTCTTTGGACACTGTGTAGGTACAGCTGAGAATTCCTCGgttttaaagttaataatgtatcatacaatttttgaatttaacattttgctCTGTCTCCATCGCTTTCGTAGCGATAGCCGATTTCGACACATATCTCTACTTATGTTTCGAAATGAAATCGAaatcgaaaatgaaaaaatctttattttgaCCTTTACTGGTCTGGTTTGCGTGATTATTTCATCTTTTTCACGTTTTTATCTAATGTTACTCTTTACGCTCACTTTGTCTCCAACCAAAAATCACTGGTTTATCCTAAcagtttatttcatttttaaactgtGCATACCAAATTAttcaattcttaaaattttaaattgaaataaaaatataattaaatatataataaataatataataataaaataatataataaataaaaataaaactaaaaattgttaacaatCGAAATTCTTGCTGGACGTTTTCCTTGAGTTTTCCCCTCTTTAATGCACGTTtttatttaaggtttttcACCTCGTTTCATTGGCACATTAGCTTTTTAATACATAGTTAGTAAATTCAGTTAATtagcaacaaaaatataacaccTCAGGTCTCCCACTTCCACCAGTTCAAAAGCCTAATTTCCTGACTCATACAAAATGGACACACCATACGGAAATTTCCCTTTCAAAATCGTTTAGAAAATGAGTTAATTAAGGCTCTGTGGGTCGAAGTTTTACCcagttataattaatttattttacgactaatatttaccaaatttaCACGCAACATGTAGAATTATCTTAATTATCTTCTTGCATCTGGTCAGCAAGAATTTCTAACGGGTCAGCAAAAATCCACCCTTTCAAACTTTCATAAGGCCGTAATTAGCTCATGTTCtgattaattttcttaaaatgaaaagGGCATTTGAATGAAAGGCCACCTATTCCGTTCATTCGAAAAAATTTAGCTTCTCACTGTCGTAGCGCAGTGATATTTCGTTTCAGTCTAGAATCGACTATTTTGAATCccagtaaaatattttgaaactgGCGATACGTCgggttataccggaagtagctaccaacttcgttattttaagtgaaaccccctagttttttttactattttcgtATTAGAATCCGATTAGATCCCCTGTCTAGAGACAGGGAAGGGATTgtagaagatttttttaaacggaaatatgtcaaaaccTAGCTTGTTAGGTCCTCTTTGAGTCCTAGAACGccgattccaaaattcgcagCGGTCAGCGCACAATACCTATTCCGTGGAATCTTGCAGCtgctaaaattttcaaattttccaatataacTCGGAACCggtaaattttagatataaaacactttacataaactggccttaaaatttaacgagaaattcgaagatgacaaaaaaataaggggttccatttaaaattaaaaaattggtagctacttccggttataccggaagtgctgccattttgaaaatattttactttgaCTCAAAATGGTAGATTCTAACCTGAAACGAAATTTCATTGGGTTATGATAGTgggaagttaaaaattttagaatgaAGGGGCGCGTATAGCACAAGTTGATATTTCCAGCTATTATACAACACACCAAGAATTTCTGACAAGATTCTCTTTCTTCTGGGCGTTCCTTATGGGTCAGCAAAAATTTAGTGGAAAAAAGTGGTTAAAAATCGGGTCATATcatgaatttaattatcaaaGCAGTCTGTTCACCTTCACTTCCTTACCTTTAGCCGAGACAATCGTAATACACAAAACCActatatttttcaacataatGAACAGCGGCGCCACGACAAAAATCGAAAGGAAGATGATAACAGCGAACTGAAGGAACGAAAATTTACGGTTACAGCGACATGTCGAGAAAATCGTGATATTTGTACAGAATTTGTGTTTACATTCGAATTTACAATTATCACCCTTATCTCAGATGTACTTCACCGAATTCTACCGAACCTAATATCTGGAACAAAAACAGCTGTTTGTTGGTTCCTGACTCTACACTCATCGCAATCatgttttgtttatgtaaGGAAATATCGACACAGGCAAACATACAGTACGATTATCAGTTGCGCATTTGCGACACAGCATTCATAAGATTCACTTACATTGCGATTTTACTGTAAATTTCCCAGGATTACGTGAATAGAGTATATTCTAGGTAGTACAAATTACAGAATTCGCTTCAACGTGTTCCTGTAGATACAGTCAATATCTGTTAGAAAGCAGTAATCTCTTACAGATGTCGCTTTGTGACTCAAGAAACCTGCTATAGGAACGATTAAATCAATAGGCGGCTTGAATTGTTAGTCCATTCGTACATAGGTCTATAGATCATAGATTGCTGTAGAGAGCACATAGAGGTAGAGACTAAAGTAGAGTTTAATAGCATTTTCTTTGCGAATTGGAGATGCGTAGGTTTCCCTAAAACTGACAGAGATAAAGCAACTACTCTAgaaaagtaattgaattgCCAATTACTCGAGGAAAATAGCTGAATTACTAACCAATTACTGTAATTCAATTATGCGAGCACTAATTCAATTACTGCGATAATTAAGTTACTCTTAAAAACAGGTGAACTACtttcaagtaatttaattagcggtcaataataatttaattaattgctaGAGATGACAATAACtatataatttgtattttatttaatttaatggcAGAGTGTTGCTTAAGTTTCTCTATTATGTTACTTTTGCGTCAAATTAAAACGGCATGGAAATCATGCCCATGTTAAATTTCCATGACCTATCGCATTACAGTTAAGTGTGGTCCTGTGATTGATCAAGGAACGGGAAATTTCGTCGACAGTGCGGAAATAATACACTACTTAATGgaagataaatatttataatgaaactCCCAATTCATTTAGTATGTATAATGGATCCATaggtttaaaatgaaattattatatttcttaattaCAGTAAATACACAGGTCGGAATGGTGACGCCCGACGAAGAACACAATCTCTATCACTATAAGGTCAAATACCTATATctctatagaaaaaataaataggtaCATTTGGTATATATTTATTGTCTAATTAccaatttacattaaaaagcGATTCGTTATAACTGCTCTTGTGGATACACTAAGACGCACTAGGACTTGAATTAATTGGTTGTCTGTAACACCGATTTTGCTGGTTAAAGGAAGTCAAAAGTGGTTAAATCTTTTAGCGCAGCCACAAGATGACAAAAACACCTAGTGTATTTACAACTCGCGCAGGTGATTTAAGTTTCTAGCGTCACAAGACCGACCAGGAAAAAACCTTTCGTGCTCTTAGACTCACATTCTTATGtcaaaaatagaattaaacaCTTGATGGGTTCTTGTGGGTACATTGGTTCCGAGAGCACGAATCGCAGATAGGAATATAGTGCTTTACTGACAAGTATAGTAAGTTTAGGAGGAGACGAACACAGAAGAAACTACGAACACTAGTACTACCGGGTCACAACACACGAGTGAGGGCTTTTATACCTTCAACGCAAGCTCTATGATGTGGTTTGTCAATAAGtggttaaaattaacaataataaagataTGTTATGTTGCCATAACGATGTTTCATTTATATTTCGCTTTGTAAAGCTCATTTTCCTTTATCAACAGGAACAATTTTAATGGCACAGCTGGAGCGACATGAATTAATCCTTTAAAATAGTGGCAGTATTAGGAATTcgaaaaacatattaaatatttattataattccTTAATATTCATTCATTACAATAATCATTTTGATGATTATAATTGCTGGTGTTCAAAGCTGTTAACAACGTTTCATATAACAACATTCTTCcctaataaattataaaacttaagTAACTCATGTATGCCTAAGGAAATGGttatttttgtgcttttttagTTGATAGGACACATGTCTGTCATGACTGAATCTCCTCTTAGCCAATACGTTATAGTAAAGAGGATCATTAAAGAAACCTCAAGTATGctttgaaatatcagaggcatgCTTAGGATCAAATCATCTGttcatcaaatatttgatGCATTCCGTATAATCggccatttttcaattctacGTTGAATTTTAGTGCCATGTTCAGATCTGGATAACTGGATGGAAACATTGATGAACGattatatcatttttcccTCCATTGAATCGGCCGATTTCTGGTAGATACACATCAATGGCCATCGCCTTTTTATCTTTAGAAAAACAAGTGTTGAGTTGCTCGTTTCGTATTTgtattcatggaaaaaaacgGCAAACGAGTATTGGTTTGGAATACATCGGTTatagtttataaaatatagTAAAACCTCTTAAAGGCAAACACTTTCGCCTTTTCAAGCTTTACAACAATTACTAAACATGCAGCTATAATAACCAGCAGCAATATCATTTGGGgacatttttctattattaaccaactttttttttgtttacctATCTGTTTTAACTCGGCTGACTGGGAGGAAAAAATACAATCGGCCGACTGTCTCAAGAAAGAGACAATCGGCCGACAATGTTTCCGTTGATTTTATCCAGATTTATATGTgacctaataataataatggtaGTAAG
Proteins encoded in this region:
- the LOC136408252 gene encoding uncharacterized protein gives rise to the protein MLKNIVVLCITIVSAKAQRYDQPWYNRKWFPHTPGELDPNPIINNTKNLYDAHHGIAMGVVDSSCDDGKTNLQIDWNYNVENYTCFDNRTLYLPQVNIHSIQSTEHIPQQYSAQHRCMNESIEYDEIIPTFGTHRPLWAVYGEYNFLPKQRWLHNLEHGAVVMLYHPCANLNEITLLRKIVKRCLYRHVITPYNLLTPTRPLALATWGHRFEMSKVDQEDVAAFIKQHALKGPEQTHRNGQYDSMLKEKAQVVSDMDDRDLCPMTTAGSLEMTK